A stretch of DNA from Oreochromis aureus strain Israel breed Guangdong linkage group 23, ZZ_aureus, whole genome shotgun sequence:
CTAATAAAATATCCTGTCTTTTCCCAAGCACAACTAAACAGTTTATATCACAGGATACATCCACATTACAATCTCACTTACTTTTCCTCACttgtaagattttaaaaaatgtatagaATAACGCTGATCACATCAGCTGATTGTGCCGCTCGGTACACACGACCAGACGAGGAAAAATCAGAGTTTCTGACTTCAGGTCGTCGGTCTGCTGAAACACCCTCCAACTGACTCAAACAGTCTGTCCACCACACAATTCTCGTTTATAAAGAGCTTTAAAAACCTGCCCTTACAGCTAACGGGTGGATTTTCCCATTCGGTGCAGCTAGCCAAACAACAAAGACCCATTTACTTCTTAAGAGATGGCGAGTTAAGTAGACAGTATATCCTCATTTCTAACATAAATCTCATTGTTGCAGCCAGGGGCAGCACAAAAGTGATCCccttaaactgatttttagtCTAAGTGTCCTTATTTTCCCCTGAGTTACTGTTTCTGTTACCAGTCAGCTTACATGAACTACAGTGACATAACGTTCTGTACTCACACAAGATGGCGCTAAACATATTCTAAAAACTTTAAAtttagccactttttttttaaagccagttTCACAGACAGAGTCACATCTACATCAGTTTTTGAGAACAGGACTTAATggtgtaaattagcctttatacatgtagtgtttcatgtccacGTTAAGCTGTTCACATTTGGCAGGTTAATGAATGTGTGTGGTGGTTACCAAGCATATATGAAAGTTGAAAGTTTCACGgtaagttgttttatttttttaatgaagaagGGACTTAAACCAGGCTAAATTTTCTTATTCATATTCGTTTTGTGTAACCATGTACCTTTCTTTGATGCAGCTTGAGGATTGCAATAGACATTGGTCATTCACATACACAATACTGTTGGCACTGATAGCTAGTTATAAAATCCAATTGTCTTCTAGGCTTGAGAGGGTTCCACATCATGGAAGAGAAATGGTTGGACACAGGAGACCAGACAGTTGAAACTGTCTTTATGTCTTGGCGTTATTGTCACATGCCACACCGTTTCCACATATTCTGGTAATGGTGGCTGATTTTTgtcgttttttctgttttaccaGATGTGATGTGGCAACAAAATATAATCCTTACGTCACTTTCCTATAACAGGGTCTTAGCCAGATGTTCCCCAGGTGGAACACCTGTGTAAAGGATGCGTTCCTGTGATTTCATgcagtctttttttgttgttgtttttgcatgTAATGTCTTAAAGGAAAACATCAACCTTCCTTTGTTGCGGGAGATTTGCACTTTTTGGCTCCATTTTCATTGATGTAGAACATCATCTTGCATTGTTACTGCATTATTGTCATGTTTTCAGCACCAGAAGGGGAAATGGTTATTTTTATCTACACCGCTACAAATCTATATTTACTTTGTAATTGAACCTTTAACAAATTGATCtgaattttgaatttgataCACTTTGGATCGTGAACCCCTTAAATTTTGTACATGGTATAAAATGCAAATATTGTAAAATGTGtagcaaaaaaaagaataaagaccGCATTTGTTTGAGATACTTTGTATATAATTCTGTGTCAACATACAATGAAGCCAAGCTGAATTTCAGTAAATGTGAAACAGTATGTTTGTTGTATGTTTGAATTTTTAACCTTTAAATGAGAGAAAACAGACTAAACCACTTCTGACTAATGTCCCAAGCATTAAATAAGGGCACCAAACTCAAGGATTTAACAAATGTTGTATCTagacataacagacaacttgaGGCACTTTGTTAGTAGCAGCCTACtgcaaaaacacattatttattcCCATTTCTTCTTACAGGTATTAAATGGTATTTTGGGGTaattcccaaagagctgttaCCGGAGATATCTTGGCATTGGGTGCAGTGTATCCTTAAAAACTTGAGGAAACTTGACAAGTGAAAGGGAACAAATTACCAAATTTgatttttcaattatttatttagttattttttgttCAAATCATCCTCAGTATgtatggaggaggtcaggaaaGAGGTATAACAGTATCTATAGCTATGTGCAAAACACTCTGTCATGATTTGGGGCTGCGTtacagccagtggtgttggataTCTGGTCAAAATTGATGGATCATATTTTAATCCACCGTGCAATACCATCTGAAAAGTGTCTGATTGGCAGTGGGTTCATTTatcacaaacacactgccaatgctgTAAAAGCGTGCCTCAGTAGGAAAACACACATGGATAAATTCGCCTACCCAGACctcggacctcaacattattgaagcagtgtgggatcatgttgccagagaaaaggcagaaacatccaaagaagagctttgaatgtccttcaagaagcctggtgaactattcctgaagaatacataaagacatgacaagaaagctgcctaagagagttcagactgtgatGAAGAATAAAGATGGTCAAAATATtgaccaaatattgactttcaagcttgttagaattgtacaaactatttttgccttatattctgtatttccatatatatatgtatgtttgtATATCACATTTTCCtggcaaaatatgaagaaatgagggaGAAATTATGGGATTGCACTAAGTGATCCCATAAGACTTGAAAAGCTAATGCATGTTTTTAAGGGCCATGACAAGCCTTATGTTTTGGATGAGCATTTTTACAGAGGGGGAAAACAGATGTCTGGTTTTGGTAGAATATGGGATGTCCCTCCCCCCTGACTCTATGCCAAGCTTCTCTTACCCCTCCCCTACACTCCTGGCTTGACACATACCATTTGAGAACTCCTAATATAGACCCAGCTGCTTTGTAGAAAAGGCTAACAAACGGTCTGAGTTTGCTGCTTTGAAAACCACTTTTTCATGGACACAAGACAGAGTTATGGAGCCTCGTTCACAGGTGAAATGTATATGATTGGGGGTGTCTGGGAGGTTGATAATATTGTTGAAACCAAGGAAATAAGTAGCCATGGGGATTTTGTTGACAGTGATATATGTTATAGGTGTCATTCCCAGAAAAGAAGCAGGAAATACAGAGTCAAGGTACAATGCCTGGCAGATGTCTGCATTTGGATCTGTGCCTGGAAATGTGCATATGTGTATTTGCATTTGTTGGCTTTGTGCTGTTAGCACTTTCCTTCGttttgttgctgtgtgtgtgtgtgcatgaatatGTCTTCGTCTATAACTGCTGAACCCTGTTCAAACAGTGTGTTGTGACCAGCTGGTGTATTTTCTCCTAGAGGCTGATGCCACAGTCTACATGAAATTCATGAAAAGTCACCGCTGTTATGATGCCATTCCAACCAGCTGTAAACTGGTCATATTTGATACCACACTACAAGTGAGCCTGAAGCTTTTCCATGAGTTGTTGCACATCTAGACTTTCATATTGAATTGTCACAGAGTAGTGTtatttacctgtaaaacatcACTGACTGAAAAATCTTTAACCCCTAAGGTGAAAAAAGCCTTTTATGCACTGGTGGCAAATGGCTTGAGGGCTGCACCACTATGGGACAGCAAGCTGCAGAGATTTGTGGGTAAGATGACGAATTAATGGGACAGATATGGTAGACTGGGCTCGCTTACTTGTAATAATGGGAATGCGAATCCTCCTCTACCACAGGTATGCTGACTATTACAGATTTCATCAACATCCTTCACTGCTATTACAAGTCCCCCATGGTGAGCACTAAATTCCCGCAGTTTGAAGCCACTCAGGTTGGACACCCCTACTGTAGAGTTAAACAAAGGACTGGGGGCCACAATCAGCCCAGGAAAAACCCCAATCCGGCCCACTCGACGTTTTAGAAACATGTGAAAGAAGGCATACATTTCTGACTTTTAACTTTCGTAAATTTTACAACTTGTcctactgataaagacctcccgcacagccattcatactacacccaTGTAACAGATAAActattaaatgacagaaaagttcctATTTTCTTGCTAGCAACTATAAAAATacctgtcttttattttttgtttttttaaggttcAGATGTATGAGCTTGAGAGCCACAAGATAGAAACATGGAGAGGTGATTCCCTTCGAAGTAAATATGCAAGCAGGAATTAATGGCATTATCTGTGCCCAGAGGTCTATGAAATTCATCTGAGCCGTTTCTCTCCTCTTCTGTTTAGATGTTTATTTGCAGTATTCCAATAACTTCCTCATTAGTATCTCTCCAGAGGCCAGGTGAGTGGACACAACGCTCTGAGGCACCTCTGTTTCAAATTCCAGTTGGCACACATTCCTCTTCTTATCTCTTCTCCATCCAGCCTCTTCGAAGCCATCTATTCCTTACTCAGATACAAAATCCACAGGCTGCCCGTAATCGATCCAGAGTCTGGGAATGTCCTGCACATTCTGACCCACAAAAGAATCCTCAAGTTCCTCCATATATTTGTGAGCAAAAGCTTTAGTTATGATGTTTTTTGTAGCCTTGAGTACCATGATGCTCTTGTTTTTCAAATATGGGTGTTTGGATTCTTTTAGGGGAAAAAACTTCCCAAGCCTGCATTCACAAAGAGGCCGATCCAGGAACTTGGGATAGGAACTTTCAGGAACATCGCCACTGTCCAGCAAACAGCATCGCTTTATGATGCCCTCTCTATATTTGTGGAGAGGCGGGTGTCTGCGCTGCCAGTGGTGGATGAACAAGGTACATTATACGAGTAGCTCTGCACGATTCACTGGTCACAATAATGCTTATCTGCCTTATATTGAGATGGCGCCATTGTCATCAGTGCTGCCTCACAGCCAGAAGGTCTTGGGTTTGAAGTGAGCAGTCAGCCAGGGgcatttctgtgtggagtttgcatgcttTCCCTGTGCTTCCCACAATCCAAAGATAGATTGATGCTTCTGATTGCCTGCCCCTTGTAAACAATAgcttgaacagcaggtgggtagGTCCTCAGGGATATCCACTGTATACAATGTCATACAGAGCCAAGTGAAGAAAAACCTACCGGAAAGAATAATTTACGccagtctgaagcctgagcttttggctcacaaTGATCACTTGTATATATACTTGTCAAGGCTGGCTGTGTGTTGGACCCAAATGGAGGACTTGGAAACTAAGTTTACTCTAAGAGACAGCTTTATTGCAGAACTTAAATTGAGTACAAAATAATCCAGATCAAAACCAACCACTACAAACCTTCAAGGAAGTCTGCAAGGGAGGAGACAACGAACAGCAGCAggaaacagaggacttaaatacacaccagGTAATTAGGGAGATGGGGAAACACCAGGGAAGACAGCCGCAACAAACCAGGATAACAAAGCAGGGGAATTAAAACAATACGAAGCACACAAAACACTATCAAAATaaacgcgcgcacacacacagagacccatAGGAACTTGACAAAGAGACAGAAGATAAACAAACATGGAGATAAGGTAGAAGGAACAAAATGGAAATACAAAAGAGGAAATCCGAAAGCCAGGGAGACAGAACACAGAGTGACAAGGCAGACCCGGGGACATGCCGGAGAAACAGGAAGGGAGCACAAAGCATGATAACGAAACATTATGTAACCTAGAAGAacaagaatataaacagagacTAAATAGATGGTATAATAATTTCCAAAGGAAAATATTGACTATACCAATATACAAAACAGCTCAATTAAAACATAAGTGATCACAAGAACACAAAGCCCTGGATCCAAGACCCAGGGACCATGACACCTCACCTCTCACCTCCTCATCTGACACTTTGGCCATGCTTTAATGTGTATCCACCACTGAAACAGTATACACATgacagaaaaaacataaaaataaagactGTTAGACCTGTAACACGGTTATTACATTGTCAAACTATTTGTTTTCCCAGGCAAAGTTGTGGCACTCTACTCAAGATTTGATGTCATTGTAAGTACAAATCGAACATGACTATATTTAATACTCAGCTTATTTTCCTTAAGTATCAAAGcactgttcacacacacactttcccaGATACCGTCTTTGATCCATTGCAGAACCTGGCAGCCCAGAAGACCTACAACAATCTGGACATGACAATGCAGGAGGCTGTTGAAAAGCGGATATGTTGCGTTGAGGGAGTTATTAAGTGCTATCCATACGAAACCTTGGAAATCATTTTAGACCGTATAGTTAAAGCTGAGGTAGACTTTTTTCAGCCTCTTTAAGATTTATCATGAAATTATGAGGTCAAAGGATAATAAAAGATAAGTCCTTTGTGCTTATCCCAGGTCCATCGGCTGGTCCTGGTGGACAGAGCTGATGTGGTGAAAGGCATCATCTCTCTGTCTGACCTGCTGCAGGCAATGGTCTTAACCCCTGCAGGTATTGATGCCCTCTTGTCCTAGCACCAGGGGAAAGAGGGTCCCCCTCCCCTCCTTTAGCACCTGTGTAGGCTTGAGTCCTGGCAGTGCACCCAGGCAGGTAGGCTCATGACCctcttttgtgtttgtgctgtttgactgatgctttgtttcattttcttgaAACAAAGCATCAGTCACCACCATAAAGACTCCCAAGTTCATTTCTAAGTAGTGTGATTgcaaattttcttttttgtttttcagaaattGATATGTGACTGAAATGAGCGCTCATACCAGGAAGAAATAATCCCCAACGCTACTGCTGTTTATATGCTTTCTGAACCCTAATGCCCCAATGCATCTGCGCAGCTCCACAACACAAAGCAGCATTTGATCAGCTTGATTAGTAAATGTTTACTGATTTTGATAACATTTCTCAATTAAATTTGTATTTAAGCTTGTTGTGTTGTCTTTTCAGTGCTTTGCCTCATAAAAACGTAATTATTTGGCCTTCAGTTTACTTCACAGATTTTCAGTGGCATTCAAGTCATTCCAGTTCTTGATACTTGAAAAAGCTTTGATAACTTTGTATatccatctcctgctttgtgagcATCAAAAGCTCTTTTTCTCAAGTCTAatgtcctttgtttttttcacaagtGACAGCACTTATTTAGTGCAAATacaattcatttgttttctaAAGAAAACTAATATTAAACGAAAAAAAGCACGTGCGTGAGGaaatcttgatttaaaaaaaaaaaaacccgttAAATTTAATAGTTTCAAGTTGTATAAAATGTTGCACACCCATCAGTATCTCTAACCACACGGTGGTACTCTTTGGCTTTCTTTAACCCCGTCTTTTCTACACAGTAAACAAGGAAACACGTGactctatttttttctgttctatGACGGGCCGTATGATCCGCCCGCCCATCTGTGCACCCGTCTTTGCGACAGACTGGGATCGGAAGGGGAGctaccttcaaaataaaatacactcgCAGGTCACAGCCTGCACAGTCtgtacccatacacacacacacacatacacacacacacaacataatCAAGTTTTTTCTGTAATCGTTATAGAAAATAGAAATGTATCTGTATAACTTCAGGTATAAGTTGgcgtttatttatgtatttatttttgcagttttgcatttttctaTTCCGTTTAGATTAATTTAGCTATCAGAGTTTCACGGCATGTTTCAGTATCAGctttattttaattatgttattattattaaaatatcttATGGAGGTCTTCTCAGAAGCAAGGTCACTTTTGCTTTTACCATAAACTTAACAGAAAGACGTGACTGTGCTCGCTGCGCTTTATCGACCTACTTTATTTTGAACGTTTCAACCGGAAGCTTCATCGGTTTCACTCTGTCCTGCTTGACCCTCATCTTTCCATATACCCCGTGATCTCCAAAACAACATAACAAAGTGGGGGAAACATGGCGAGCGGAGAGGAGGCCAGAAGACGCCCCTCGGTTACCTCCTCTTCGGTCGGCCTAGAGGCCCTGTTCCCTGCGGGGACGTCGGAGCAGGTGTGCGGGGACGGAAACCCGGAGCTCGTTCGCCTGCGGGAGCGTCTTCAGGGTTGGCTATCGCAGTATGAACTCCTGCTGCTGTGGGTGCAGAGGCTGCTGGTCTGGGAGAGGCCGTTGTACAGCATCTTTGTCGCCCTGACACTGAACACATTATTCTGGTAAACGTCGAGTCTGCGTTTAATCACGCTTGTCTCTCACACTGATAAGGCTGCTTTGGAGTGTATTGTTAGCTAGCTGGCTAACGTCAGCAAGGGTATTACGAGTGAATGTCAAGATAAGTTAGCTAATCCCACGTCTTTAGCCTAATGCTAACGAAGGTTGCAAGCCAGTTTAAACTTCCTTTTCGGCACGGCATATGTTCCCTGCTGACTATAAGGAATTATATTATATAgataaaatttattttaaggtGTCACACCTGTTAATACCGCAATTTAAGAGAAGACGTAAAGATGAGTGGCTCAGGCCTGGTTGACAAGCTGTTAGTCTGCTGTCTGATTACTTTCCCTTGGCTCATATTCAACCAGAGCAATAAAGCTTTAATAGATTCCCCGTATTTCAGTTTATAtacgtctgtgtgtgtttctgcaggaTCCTGTCCTCCACCTCCTTGCGGCCTCTGTTTCTGATAAGCGTGTCCCTGCTGGGGCTCATGCTGCTGGAGAGATGGAAGCCTAAGTTGCCCATCATTACTGGTAAGGTCTCAAAGTAATCACAATGATGCCTTCCTCTAATAGTTCGCGTAATGTTGTCTATCAGGTATTGCTGACAAAGCTAAAATTTTGTTCAAGTTGAGGTTGTTCCTCCACTCACACACATCGTGCGATTTCTGGTATTATATTAACTGAGTAGTCAAACATCCACAAAATATGTTACAAGgctgaaaaaaaagcacttttcCGTTAATATTCAATGTGCGAAtcataaaaatctgaaaaagttATGATGCTGTTTGAAAGTGCAAACCAAAACTGCATgcagtgatttgcaaatctgATAAAGTCAAATTTAATTCACAGTAGAACGtagaaaaaatatgtttaagaAAAATATGAGCTCCTTTTGAGTTTGATGGCAGCGACGCGTCTCACAACTGTTGGGACGGGAAGGAAAAGGCTTTAAAAGGAAGCGGTccttaaaaagaaacagctggaggaactttttgcaacttgctgcattctgtttatattttacACAGCGGCCCAACTTTTTGTGGAACTGGGGTcataggagaaaaaaaaagatgtttcgACAAATTCTGTGCTAATtgtggattgttttttttttttttgtctcttctaCAGTTCAACATGTAGACGCTCCTCCTGCACAAAGGTTTGTAGTGTAATAAgttgattttgttttcttaagCAGTGCTTTTTCCTGCGTTAAATTATTGTAAAAGTCATCCATTAAAGTCTGTCCATGTCGGCTGTTATGACCCGTTTGTCACACAACACTCTGTCATTATAATTAATTTCAGGCTCCCTGCCTCAtttagtgtgttgtgtttgtgttcactTGTGTGCATCTGTCTCCCTAAATCGTCATTATGCAAACATGAAATCCTAACCTGCACCTTTGCTAACATAAGTACAGCCTGAACTGCTTCAAATACAGATCTGTGTCCGTCACAGgtgttgaatttttttttttcttcctgtgtgtgtgtgtgtgtgtgtgtgtgtgttcttgtttGATCATAGTGAGACAATGAGCGTGGAGCAGCGTCTGCTCAGCATCCCCGAGCTCAGCCACCACCTGGCTGAGAGTTATCTGACCTGTTGCATGTATCTGCAGGAGATGCTGCAGTACAAACGACAGAACCATGGCAAGGTACAGTGCTTTGGTGTGACCATGGAAATGCATATGCACACATGTTATTGGGGTAACTCTCTAACAGTGCAAGTATAAGTGTTTATGTGACTGATGTCAGGttgtggtttttctttctttctttttttttttctttttttttttaaaagaagataGCCAATTCTTCTAACGTCTAACGTccctctgggttcttggctagctttgtgttaaCATGCTGTATGTGCAGACCTTGCAAAGAGACAATGTTGCATTAGCAGCATAATGCaattgtttctgtcctggagaCAGTTTCCACTTCACCATCATGTTCTTTTGCTTttgtgcattaaaaataaaagtaacgtCCACATCTCCACTCCTCCCCTTCACCATTTTCCTCTCGCTAAATGAGTCTGATTGTAGTGCAAGActacagcaagaaaaaaaaaacacattacttGGACTTGGGTATTGGACTTTGGGAATCTCAAACAAGTAATGTAGCCTTAACAACACATTAAACAACTCCTTAAATGtccttttaaagtgtttttgataATATGACAGAATTAGAATATGTCTGCTTTATGTCTGAAAGTGCACCTTGGTTACTTTTTGGAAAACTCACAATGGCGGTCTTCCAAGGTAAATCTAGTCACATTTACACATCACTGTCAACATGGCACAATTCTTAAAGAATGCCATTGTGTCAGTTAATAGACACGCACTAGATTAGACTGTGATTGTTCCCCCTTCTTGAGCGAGTTCCTCAGCTAACTGAAAAACTGGATCCTTCTGgagaaataactgaaaaagCTTTCAGTTTCTTTCTCATTCTACTCTGCCCAGACCTGTCTCGTAGAATCAGTCCTTTGGGATAAACGGCTTTTTCCCCCCTGCAATGAGCATGACATCTGCAATATTAGGCTTTGGCCACATTTCACCCAGAACTTTACATGTATTAATGATGGAGGTCAGATTACAGAGAGATGTCTCTAATGAAAATGAGACCGTTACCCTGTGGTGAAGTTGGTTTGTTGCTTCCAGCTGTTTACAGAAGTCTTTCTCTTGAGTTTTGCGTTGTAGGTATTTGCACACGTGGCACAAAGTCGATAACCTCATTAATTACAGTGAATTATCTTCAGTTGTTACGACTTAATATCCACCATAAAGACTGAATTATAAATGGGATTGTGGGCGTTGTGTGAGGCGAGTGAAGTGACACACAGAGCCAGTGTTTTTGAGCTGCAGTTTAATAATCACCTGATTCTTTGCACAGCTTTACTAGTGTTTGGATGCATTTCCATAACTACATGTCGGATGCAGGACCTTTTAATCAtcggtttaaaaaaacaaaacttaggAGTAGTGCTGTTATTCCTTTCAGCAGTGTTTTGGGGAAAAAGTCAACAGTACGAATAGCATCACACTAACCGTTTGGTGATGCCAGTGATATTAACTATCCCACTTTTAGAAAGGGCTATAGTAAAGTGTTCTCTATGACATAAATACAGCACACACTGATGATATCTCtcgctttctcttttttccagtTCTGTGTGATGATGTGCAGTGGCTGTTTTGTTCTGGCTGTGGTTGGACATTACGTACCAGGAATCATGATCTCCTATATTATAGGTGAGTCATAACAGAGGGTGTCTGGCAGTGAGTAATAATAGGAGTCAGTGcagtaattaaaacaacaaaagaaacccATGTGCTTTATTCATGCTGCTTTTCAGTGCTGAGCGTTCTGTTGTGGCCACTGGTGGTGTACCATGAGCTGATCCAGAGGATGTACACCGGTCTGGAACCGATCCTGATGAAACTGGACTACAGCATGAAGGGAGACACGGAGCACCGCAAACACGACAAGAGGAGTGAGTGAGAGAGCCACTTTCAGCCGCAACGTGCTTTCAAGTGAAGTCGGCGTTGTTGCGCAAGAATCGATGTAGCTCACCTTTCTTTGTCCTCTCAGCGATACCCAACATCTCGGgctctgcacacacaaacaaaaggagCCACTGTAAAGCCGCAGTTTCCTTTGGTTACCTAATTCTCATACCGCAGTCTTTGTCTTTGAAGCACTTCCTTTagtggtttgttgttgttgttgtggtgtcCTTCATGGCATGTTGAAAacacgtgtttgtgtgtgtggggggttttAAACAGAGATAAagaaggaggtggaggagggggacGAGCCCAGAGCTGAAACGGAGAGCGAGAGCGAGGAGGAGCTGTCCTGCTTTGCTCCAACGGTAAGGACACACACCTGCAACACAACCCACAATGCACAGAGAGTACGTATATGTAAGGGTGCCGCTTTAAAGTGTAAGACTAGCAGAggaagctgcagcagcagcacagtgtGCTGAAGTCAGCACCGACCTTTATGAATGTGGTGACGTGTTGATGGGAATGGAGCTCTGCGCTGTGCCAAATGACCTGAAGGATTATCTTTCCAGTACAGCCGCATTCCATTAGCGCAACAGCAGAAAGTACACGGTTCAGTTCAGTAACTGACAGAGTCGGTGTCATGTCAGGTATTCAGTCGCTATGCTGTGAATGAACACCTGCAGGGCATGGTGCAAacgtaataaaataaacaaactagTATAACCTGGATTACTGCTACGAGCTATGAAGGTTATAGTCCTTgtaataaattcaaacttgttgCATGTGGAGTAACCAGAGGAGTCTGGTTTACCCTTATCTTTTTCAGGTTTTGAAACGTGGAAAATAATGcgtcattattttattttatttcgttttctTCGGTCAGGTGGATGTGAAAACTACGGCTCTGGCTATGGCCATCACAGACTCTGAGCTGTCAGATGAAGAGGCATCCATCTTGGAGAGTGGAGGCTTCTCGGTGTCCAGAGCCACTACTCCTCAACTCACCGACGTCTCTGAAGGTAGTTGTCATGTGTCAGTGTTGAACTTTGATtaaagttgtttaaaaaaatattttgtttttgatcCAAGTTGAcaagacagcatcacacagctgctacATCCATGATCTGAACTGAGTCTGATATGATTTCAACTTTGTGGCACTGGGTGTTATCGTGCTGGAAATGGCCATCAGAAGACGGGTACAGTGTCACACAGCAATGGACATTGCCAGCAACAGTACTCACATGTGGACGTGGTGTGTAAATGATGATCAGTTGATACTAAGGGGCACAAAGCGTGCTAATAAAATATTACCCACATCGTTACACCACCATCTTTGACCTGAACCACTGATAAAAGGCATGTGGGATCCATGCTTTCACATGAATTATGACCCTACCATTCGATTTGTGGCACTAGAAATCAAAACTAATTAGACTAGGGAACATTTTTCTAATCTTCTATATTCCAGTCAACCTGCCGAGGCACCTGAcgaggtcttctgctgctgtatcccatctgcttcaaggctAAACGTGTTTGCTTTCAGAGATGCACTTCTGCATATCTTAGTTGTAATGAGAGGTCATTTGAGTTGCTGTTGCCTTACTTATCAGCTCAAAGGAATCTGTCCTCTGTATCTGGCATCAACaagtttcttttttcactcagaactgccactcactggatattttttttcattttcagcccaCTCTCTGATTgtttgggaaaatcccagtaaatcaacagtttctgaaatagaCCAGCCCGTCCGGCACCAACagccatgttcaaagtcacttaaatcaccttcttTCCCCATTCTGCTTGGTTTGAACTCTAAGAGATCGTCTTGATCATGTCTGTACGCTTAAATTCATTGAGTTGATACTGTTGGACAGGCTGATTAGATAATTAGGTCAACAAGCAATTGAAGAGGTCTATATAAGAAAGAAATTTGGATAGTGAGTGTGTgcagaggtgtgtgtgctgCTCTGTGCAATGTCATTCACCAGTATCAAATTTTTAGAGATGCAGACAAACTAAattagcaaaataaaacaataaaactctCTCTTGGCCAGACCTAGTGTCTTTCCTTTGCTCTTTTCAAAGAAAGTATGACAGTATGTGGGCAAGTGTTC
This window harbors:
- the prkag3a gene encoding 5'-AMP-activated protein kinase subunit gamma-1 isoform X3, with amino-acid sequence MKFMKSHRCYDAIPTSCKLVIFDTTLQVKKAFYALVANGLRAAPLWDSKLQRFVGMLTITDFINILHCYYKSPMVQMYELESHKIETWRGDSLRNVYLQYSNNFLISISPEASLFEAIYSLLRYKIHRLPVIDPESGNVLHILTHKRILKFLHIFGKKLPKPAFTKRPIQELGIGTFRNIATVQQTASLYDALSIFVERRVSALPVVDEQGKVVALYSRFDVINLAAQKTYNNLDMTMQEAVEKRICCVEGVIKCYPYETLEIILDRIVKAEVHRLVLVDRADVVKGIISLSDLLQAMVLTPAGIDALLS
- the prkag3a gene encoding 5'-AMP-activated protein kinase subunit gamma-1 isoform X1 encodes the protein MDTRQSYGASFTGEMYMIGGVWEVDNIVETKEISSHGDFVDSDICYRCHSQKRSRKYRVKADATVYMKFMKSHRCYDAIPTSCKLVIFDTTLQVKKAFYALVANGLRAAPLWDSKLQRFVGMLTITDFINILHCYYKSPMVQMYELESHKIETWRGDSLRNVYLQYSNNFLISISPEASLFEAIYSLLRYKIHRLPVIDPESGNVLHILTHKRILKFLHIFGKKLPKPAFTKRPIQELGIGTFRNIATVQQTASLYDALSIFVERRVSALPVVDEQGKVVALYSRFDVINLAAQKTYNNLDMTMQEAVEKRICCVEGVIKCYPYETLEIILDRIVKAEVHRLVLVDRADVVKGIISLSDLLQAMVLTPAGIDALLS
- the prkag3a gene encoding 5'-AMP-activated protein kinase subunit gamma-1 isoform X2, yielding MDTRQSYGASFTGEMYMIGGVWEVDNIVETKEISSHGDFVDSDICYRCHSQKRSRKYRVKADATVYMKFMKSHRCYDAIPTSCKLVIFDTTLQVKKAFYALVANGLRAAPLWDSKLQRFVGMLTITDFINILHCYYKSPMVQMYELESHKIETWRDVYLQYSNNFLISISPEASLFEAIYSLLRYKIHRLPVIDPESGNVLHILTHKRILKFLHIFGKKLPKPAFTKRPIQELGIGTFRNIATVQQTASLYDALSIFVERRVSALPVVDEQGKVVALYSRFDVINLAAQKTYNNLDMTMQEAVEKRICCVEGVIKCYPYETLEIILDRIVKAEVHRLVLVDRADVVKGIISLSDLLQAMVLTPAGIDALLS
- the prkag3a gene encoding 5'-AMP-activated protein kinase subunit gamma-1 isoform X4, yielding MDTRQSYGASFTGEMYMIGGVWEVDNIVETKEISSHGDFVDSDICYRCHSQKRSRKYRVKADATVYMKFMKSHRCYDAIPTSCKLVIFDTTLQVKKAFYALVANGLRAAPLWDSKLQRFVGMLTITDFINILHCYYKSPMVQMYELESHKIETWRGDSLRNVYLQYSNNFLISISPEASLFEAIYSLLRYKIHRLPVIDPESGNVLHILTHKRILKFLHIFGKKLPKPAFTKRPIQELGIGTFRNIATVQQTASLYDALSIFVERRVSALPVVDEQGKVVALYSRFDVIIPSLIHCRTWQPRRPTTIWT